The Rhinoraja longicauda isolate Sanriku21f chromosome 25, sRhiLon1.1, whole genome shotgun sequence genome has a window encoding:
- the LOC144605785 gene encoding gypsy retrotransposon integrase-like protein 1 — translation MAEAGSKFRDIQRYLSDGRFPPTFCPAKKKNLKRYAQKFLLEGGCLYYVGPKKDEKREVVVDGERRRQIFLECHLSDVGCHLGQKKTVHRIQSRYYWLGIVKDVVDWIKICDTCQHAEHYKHTSRRFQPVRVTRPWEMLVLDLLGPFPETVRGNTYVLTVTDCFSKWVEAIPLQQKDALSVAGALAATFYRFGASKEIFSNENRIFCDEVNKRLFEHWNINHKVTPAEHLQYTGLDGSTTGILKAAIRNAVNGKQKDWDDCLDPILFEFRTSVNSSTKFTPFFLLYNREAQLSSEGELPSALEHRLPDNCAVKRESLDEFTASMSEQQSAVKEVVIANLAAAHKREKKHAKRKARKEIHFSTANANPARKKTKKNHFLSFQIETTLSSEHDVSGGVA, via the exons ATGGCCGAGGCGGGGAGTAAGTTCCGCGACATCCAGCGCTACCTGTCCGACGGCCGCTTCCCCCCGACCTTCTGCCCGGCCAAGAAGAAGAACCTCAAGCGCTACGCGCAGAAGTTCCTGCTGGAAG GAGGCTGCCTGTACTACGTGGGACcaaagaaggatgagaagagagaggtggtggtggaTGGTGAGAGGCGGCGGCAGATCTTCCTGGAGTGCCACTTGTCGGATGTCGGCTGTCACTTGGGCCAGAAGAAGACAGTACATCGGATCCAGAGCCGCTATTACTGGCTGGGGATAGTCAAGGATGTTGTCGACTGG ATTAAGATATGTGACACCTGTCAGCATGCAGAGCACTATAAGCACACGTCACGCAGGTTCCAACCCGTGAGAGTGACAAGACCATGGGAAATGTTGGTCCTTGACCTCCTGG GTCCTTTCCCAGAAACAGTCCGCGGGAACACCTACGTACTGACCGTCACAGATTGTTTTAGCAAGTGGGTTGAAGCGATTCCACTGCAACAAAAAGATGCCTTGTCGGTGGCTGGAGCTCTGGCTGCTACTTTCTACAG GTTTGGGGCTTCAAAAGAGATATTCTCCAATGAAAACAGAATATTTTGTGATGAG GTGAACAAACGTTTATTTGAACATTGGAATATTAATCATAaagtgacccctgctgaacacctGCAGTACACAGGCCTTGATGGCAGTACCACGGGGATACTAAAGGCAGCCATTAGAAACGCCGTCAACGGCAAGCAAAAGGACTGGGATGATTGCTTGGACCCAATCCTGTTTGAGTTCCGGACGTCAGTAAATTCAAGCACTAAGTTTACGCCGTTCTTTCTGCTCTACAACCGAGAGGCACAGTTATCGTCTGAG GGAGAATTGCCCAGTGCGCTGGAGCACAGACTGCCAGATAACTGTGCCGTCAAAAGGGAAAGTTTGGATGAGTTCACTGCTTCCATGAGTGAGCAACAGAGTGCAGTTAAAGAAGTG GTCATCGCCAACCTGGCTGCAGCTCACAAGCGGGAGAAGAAGCATGCCAAGAGGAAAGCCAGGAAAGAGATCCACTTCTCCACTGCAAACGCCAACCCAGcacgcaaaaaaacaaagaaaaatcaCTTTCTTTCTTTCCAAATTGAAACAACTTTGTCGTCTGAGCACGATGTGAGTGGTGGGGTGGCGTGA